The sequence below is a genomic window from Oncorhynchus nerka isolate Pitt River linkage group LG7, Oner_Uvic_2.0, whole genome shotgun sequence.
TCAGGTGAAACAATATGGCTAATTTAGACTTCCATATTTCCacgtcctattcttgaagatcaaagGGTATaatatttattggaatgactggaattctaatagactttggtttttaatgtaaagatataatttaatggaattattatatgtagtagaaagcattggtttagaagaagcctacataaccaacccataaagtaaaaatgtacatccatatatggccagctatgtaaactttaacattgatttatcttgcaaaagatgtcgttcaattggtaacattaatttttgtcttcttctaatgtcgCTTAAGGGgtaagtaatctaaaagtaaccgaatgtaatcagattacattgcAGAGGTTGGGTAAgccaaaagttacattactgattacagttttggacaggtaactagtaactgtaacagattacatttagaaagtaacctacccaaccctggtctTTTTTAGTTCCAGTTTATCTACAAAATAATAATTGATATGTTTGATATCATGTCTCCATCTCAAACAAAAATCGAAGTAAAAAAATAGGGCTAAATTAAATCAAACTtgatttaaagtgcatttaaagtttgatttgatttatagtgttcaagatagcatgcataAGACATCGCAGATCTGTGATCTTCACAATTGCTGTTATAATCTGTGCAGGATCTTAAACTGCATTGATAATTTGCaccatgtacttttaatgtaacctaactgcaatccaggtcatttggttctgctatAAGATGAAGCAAAGTGATATCAAATTCATCTGAACTCTATTTGCTTTACCTTAATATCCAAGACCATGTTGAACATCATGCTTgagctcccaagtggcacagcggtctaaggcactggatCTCATCTcagcttgaggcgtcactacagacatcctggttcgaatctaggctgtatcacaaccggctgtgattgggagtcacatagggcggcgcacaactggcccagcatcgtccgggtttggccggtgtaggtcatcattgtaaataagaatttgttcttaactgacttgcctagttaaataaataaaataaattctgTCTCACAGTCACCGCAGGGCTCATGGATCCATTCCTGTGTGTATTCTGCAGGTCTGGGCCAAGTCCTTGAGTTCATGTACACGGCCAAGCTGAGTCTGAGTTCTCAGAATTTGGAAGATGTGGTGGCAGTGGCCACGTTCCTTCAGATGCAGGAGATAGTCAATGCCTGCTCTGCTTACCAGTCGCTGGCTGTCTACACAACATCCCAGTCAATACAAGATTTAaatgacagtgagtacagtacAGATCAGTACACAAACATTGGTTATTAGTACACAGAAATATCCATCAATAATTAGTATGCTTTCTTTAACAAGCCCACTAATGTTATCCTTCATAGCTTTGCACAGCTGAAGCAAGCACATGATTTTCTTCAGGAAATGTACATTTTGTGGATTATATTGCTCTCTCCCATAATCTCTTCCAAACCATAAAGACAAGATTGAGGAAGGAGAGCAGAACATAGAGAAGGATCCATCAGAGACATGGTCACATGACGAGGAGATGCTAAAAACAGCAGATGACGGAGGGTCAAAGGGCGTTCAGGAGGACCCGAACGAGACCACCCCAGACGATGGACAGATCAACAGTAAGACCCCCGACAAACCCGACCCACAGACCCCGGGGAGAGGAAGACCCTCCAAAACCTCCAACTACGCCGCACCAAGAAAagccacagcagagagagaggagatggaggtggagagcCCTACTAAAGATGTGCCTGAGTGTCAAGATGACCACTCGGATGTGGACTACACTCCCAGTCAGTGAATTAGTCTTCATACTTTTCATTGGTGATCTGTATGTTTAATATTGCTGTGCGGATAAAGATGTATTTTGTTCTTAAGAGTTTCCATTCAAGTCTGAAGCCGGTATATCTTACATGAGTACCAGGAGAAGAAGGACAAGGAGAGCTCCTCATCGCAACCACTCTCAGGGTAAACAAACAGCTTGACTGACCTTCCTACCTAGGAGCAATCACTAATCTGCCATGCTTTCTCCTACCCAATCATGTTAGATCAGTGACTACGTCGAGGAAGGAAAGATGGACGGCTACATTTTCAAAATATTTGACTGCAGTGGGCCACAGTGTCTGATGGTTATACAATTCCTCTTCATAGATAATGACTCCGATGAGGGGAACAGCGCATCAAAGACGGTAAATGAAGAAAAAGAGGTTGAAGAGGgtgagatggaggaggatgaagaagagggaggtggtgaggaggatgaagaagaggatgaggatgagggagAAGATGGCCAGGGGAcggagagcggagaggagaggaagcagctACAGTCGGGTGCCGTCACCGACCGCACCGAGTCACGGTCCTACGGCTCTGTGACGCACAAGTGTGAGGTGAGGaccgtgtgtgtttgcgtgtgctaGTTTGAGTGTGTGGTTACTTTGCACACTGCGATTAGAAATGTAAAGGATTGAATGTTTTTGGATGACCCATTCCCTATTAGAGGATATTTTGTATATGTATATTTTCCTTTCAAATGAACCATCATATAGACAAAATTGTCTTCAAAAAGATAAGAggaaggcactcttcatataattaattaaaatacattttggaatGGAACCAAGATTTATTTTTAACTGACTTGTTTCGGTTGCATGGCCTTTGTCAGGGGGTACGATGATACAAAATGATTTTGAACCAAGCATTTTACAAACAACCCTGATTAGAGGGAATAGTCAGTCATTGGAAAACACCTAGTAAAaaataatatacactgaacaaaaatataaacgcaacatgaaagtgttggtcccatgtttcatgtgcagaaataaaagatcccagacattttccataagcacaaaatctttatttctctcaaattctgtgctcaaatttgtttacatccctgttagtgagcatttctcctttgccaagataatccatccacttgaaaggtgtggcatatcaagaagctgattaaacggcatgatcattacacaagtgcaccttgtgctgtggacaataaacagccactctaaaatgtgtagttttgtcacacaacacaatgccacaaatgtctcaagttttgagggagcatggaattggcatgttgactgcaggaatgtccaccagtgcTGTTACCAGAAAatggaatgttaatttctctaacatGAGCATAGATTTGGGCTTAattaatgtatttcaattgacatatttccttatatgaactgtaactcagtaaaatctttgaaattgttgcatttatatttttgttcagtatacattcaAAATGGTCTACTAGAGAATATTGCATTCACATTCATGTAATTCGGGATTGAGCATATCTAACTCACTAAATTGCCATGTATTTTCTAGGACTGTGGAAAGAAGTTCACCCACACGGGTAACTTCAAAAGACACATCcgcattcacacaggagagaaacctttcaGCTGCCGTGACTGCCACAAGGCCTTCTCAGATCCGGCTGCCTGCAAGGCTCACGAGAAAACACACAGGTTAGTATCAACCTCATCATCATTCTGTGTCTCTTTGGCCCAATGCCAAACAAATCCCTTAGTGTTCAATAACAACCCTTTGTATGACAGAGACGATACGCATTTGTGCAACACGTCCTCTTGTAAAATAGTTATTAATTGATAATAACAATGATCAAATTGATAGTGAATTAAAAATCAAGACAGTCATAGTAATCACAGTTTCATAGCATCAACATCCCCTCGAACCTCAGGACCAAAGTAAGTAGCTATATCTTACTTAAATatcttgtgtttctctctctctgtgtagcccCCTGAAACCCTACTGCTGCTCCTCGTGTGGGAAGAGCTATCGGCAGATCAGCCTGCTCAACCTGCACCGGAAAAGGCACACAGGCAAGGCCCGATACAGCTGCAAGGACTGTGGCAAGCTCTTCACCACGTCTGGCAACCTGAAGCGCCACATTCTGGTGCACAGCGGCGAGAAGCCGTATCACTGCAACTACTGCGACCGGGCCTTCTCCGACCCCACCGCTAAGATGCGCCACCTGGAGACCCACGACGCAGACAAGGGCTATAGCTGTCCACACTGCGATAAGCGGTTCAACCAGGTTAGGACCACTTCTTGACCACTACATTGACCAGTATTGGGGATAGTAGGGAGAATTTGACCTGCATGTAAATAGTTGGGAGATAGTGTGGCAATGTGTttgagcagtggtggaaaaagtactcaattgtcatacttgagtaaaaatagaTACCtgaaaagaaaatgactcaagtaaaagtcacccagtaaaatactcttgagtcattattattttttaaagtcAAAGTATCCAGttgtaaatgtacttaagtacagtggtggaaaaagtattcaattgacatacttgagtaaaattaaATGCTTTACAttcaattccttatattaagcaaactagaCAGCGAAAatgttattacattttttatttacagacagacaggggtacactcagacatcatttacaaatgtggaatttgtgtttagtgagtccaccagatcagaggcagtagggatgacattGCGTTATATTAATAGGTGCGTGAATTGGACAATATtgctgtcaaaatgtaacaagtacttttgggtgtcagggaaaaaagCATGGAAGTAAAAAATGCATattgtctttaggaatgtagtggagtaaaagtcaacattttcaaaaatataaatacccCCAAAAAGTACATACTCAAAAAGTACTATAGTATTTAAACAGCCCTATTTTGTACaatcctgtatatagtcactcTCTATCCTTGCATTGAAATGTTGAACTGTATCTAACCTGGCTATTCCTCTGTCTGGACAGACTGGGAATCTAAAGGCTCACCTGAAGATCCACATCACAGACGGCCCTCTGAAGTGCAAAGAGTGTGGCAAACAGTTCACCACTTCCGGTAAAACCAGACCAGACATGGACTTCCGAacctgtattcataaagcatctcagagagtaggagtgctgatctaggatcaggtactcactgtccatgtaatcttattcattatgatcatcTAAAAGGCAACACTGGTCctaataagattacatggacagggaggGGACCTGAACCTAGATCAGTACTCTTACACGCTTTATGAACACAGGCCCTGGTCTCTCGATGTGTTGATATATAACTAGTCTCTGGTCTTCGCATTGATATATAACTGTAGTCTTTGATTCCCAGGGAACCTGAAGAGACACCTGCGCGTGCACAGTGGGGAGAAGCCCTATATCTGTATGCACTGCCAGAGAGCTTTCGCTGACCCAGGGGCACTGCAGAGACATGAGCGCATACACACAGGTAACAGTCCTGGATTTAAAGGATTATGTTCACATTGACCTCTttctttgtattttttatttatcctttatttaactaggcaagtcagttaaaaacaaattcttatttacaatgatggacaACCCCTaatccggacaacgctgggccaattgtgcggcgctctatgggactcccaatctcggccggctgtgatacagcctggaatcgaaccagggtctgtagtgacgcttctagcactgagatgcagtgccttattccgctgcgccacttgggagcccaaacATGTGTAGCCTAAACATGTGCAGAAAGAACAGGGAATGCCTGTGCATTGCATGATAGGTTGGAGACTGTCATGTAATTGTAATGtctgtgtgcatgcttgtgtgtgggtCCTGTAGGGGAGAAGCCGTGTCTGTGCCGGATCTGTGGGAAGGGGTTCACCCAGGCCAGTTCACTCATTGCTCATGTCCGCCAGCACACCGGAGAGAAGCCCTATGTCTGCGACCGCTGTGGCaaaaggtaaacacacacacacacactataatccTATTGATGTAACATAGAGCCCTTTTTGTCTTGATGCCCTATCTCCAACTCCAGGTTTGTCCAGTCCAGTCAGCTGGCCAATCACATCCGTCACCATGATAACATCCGGCCACACAAGTGTCACAACTGCAAAAAGGCGTTTGTCAACGTCGGGGACCTCTCCAAGCATATCATCATTCACACAGGTAGGAAGACATGGAATGTACAACTAACTGTGAGTGAGAAAGTAAGGTTCGCTGGGAGTAGTGGATATTAATGGATAGTCAAAGAAGTCTATAATATGTCACTATCTTGTGGAATATAGGTATCTTGTGTATATTTATCTAGATAACAAAGCTGTTGGGTATCTGGGCACATTCTTTCCCCTCCATCTTTAGTGTGCCTCCAACCTCCTTCCCCTGAGGTATAATATTAACTGCATTAGTCTACCTTCCCCCTTCAAGTAATCCTCCCCCACGGGTGGTGTCTGAGATATCACCTGTGACTAATGTGGTCAAATAACACAAGTGTGTAACCTGGGCACTAATTCGATACAGTTGACAATTACCCACGCTCTAaccgcagcaggtagcctagcggttagagcgttgggcctgcAACCGAAAGGTTGatagttcgaatccctgagtcgacaaggtgaaaaatctgctgatctatcacttaaccctaattgctccagggttgctgtcaataatggctgatccctGGCCATGACCCGGTCTCCGAGGGAGCGGGATACACAAGTATAAGCACCCCCTAttaagaaataaataaaataaagagcATTAATCACATTTATTGTCCCCCATGATGAAATCAGGGGGGAGGGGGACGGACGGGCTATGGATCTGTACATACGTAAGTCACGCGATATCAGACACCACTGGCCCGATCTTGACTAAACTTACAAAATTACAGTGATTGGCCCAATGGGGATGCTGCGTCATTCTTGGGGGAggacatgtttactgttgccttgttctcttttttttttaccatcccCTAGGAGAGAAGCCCTTCCTGTGTGACAAGTGCGGTCGCGGGTTCAATCGTGTCGACAATCTACGCTCCCACGTCAAGACCGTCCACCAGGGTAAGGCTGGGATGAAGCGCCTGGTGGTTGCCGGGGGTGACAGTGACGACGGGGGTGACGGGTTCCATGGCGGGTCGGCCTCGGAGATGGACGAAAATGAGATCAACATAGTCACTGTCACCACCGAGGACATCGTCACCCTGGCTGGCAGCACTGTGTCCCAGCTGACAGGTCAGATGGAGCGCATGCTGGGTAATGTAGTTCAGACGGGTGGGAGAAGGGGACTATGCAAGGGATGTGACTGTAAAAGGAATGGGATGAAAGGAAGGTGGCTGTGTAAGAGTAAGAAGGAAAAGGACTCAGAACAAAGGGAATAATAAAGACAATTCTCCTGCCGTGTGTTTATATGGGATTCTGTCTGTTTCCAGTGGTGCCTGTGGCTGCATCAGTGTCAGCAGATGAGACGGAGGCTCTGAAAGCTGAGATCGCGAAGGCTGTGGAGAAGGTGCAGGAAGCAGGTGAGACTGGCCACACACAGCTTTGAATAGCTTTTACTATTCATAACTTCCTCATACATCCTcactgtccatctcctctccctcccagacccCAACACTCAGATCCTGTATGCATGCGACTCTTGCGGTGAGAAGTTCCTGGACGCCAGCTCACTGGCGCAACATGTGCGAATCCACACCGCCCAGGCCCTGGTCATGTTCCAAGCTGACTCTGACTTCTACCATCAGTACACCGCAGCTGCCACCACCGTGGGGGAAGATGTTACCACAACCTGGCAACCCACTTCCGAGCAGGTTATCCAGGGAGGGGAGCTCGTCTTCCACACCCGAGAGGTTGAGGCGGAAGGGGATGAGGTGActcaggaggagggaggagaggtggtggCCCAAGCTGACCCCCAGCCAGAGGAGGAAGTTGAGGCTGTGACAGAAGAAGGacaaggagaagagatggagtgtGGAATGTGCAGTGATGTGGCACTCAAGAATAAGAATAAAATGCAAAGCAGTCAAGTTCTTACTGGGGTCTGACAATACCTCATATGAAGCTGCCAGTCTCTGGGTCTCTCTGAGTCTCTGCATCAGTGACATGAACATCTGTGTCCAAAGTTTGGGAAGAAACCGTTTGGCTTGTTTTTTGGACATTGTATAAagttaaattatatatatatatatatatatatatatatatatatatatatatataaaaagaagCAAAACACATTGCCTATCTGTGTGTTTTACCATTACCTTGAAAATAAATGTGTTTAGAGTTAAATAAGTTTGTTATTTggtgtgttttttatttttatgaggcATGTGGCCCACGATGCACACTGAAATTCTCAATGTGGCAGCCCGGGGAAAATTATTGCCCACCCCCCTGCTGTACAACATTCAAACTGGGGACCATTGAATGCAGGGGTCGGCAACAGGCAACAGTTTTTGGCCccccatatttatttatttattttttatgcaAAATGTCCCAAAAGTAATGTCCCAAGAAGGAAGTTACCCCATCTAAATAATGCAAAAGGTATATTAACTTCAATTATTGAAGAGAGGGCAGGAGACAGTCAACTAAAAAGGTAAGCGGGCAGACAGCTTTGGAGTGCTGAAAAGTGAAGCGGTGGCCTCGACAATCAGAGGTGGACTGCAAATGGTGTTGAAAGTCATTTGAGTAGCCTAATTAATTTCAACAATCGTCTTCATTAGACTtaacaacaagagggctttgtTGGAGCCTATGTCTTCCTATTTAAAAAAGAGGTATGCTATCCGACGCCTcagttttaattaattaattgaaaTAGGGCTATTGTTTAGGGGCACAAGGGGGAAGATGGATTCTAATCTAGATAACTGGCAAAGTGTATTTTGGGTCGTATAAAATAAGAATATAGCTTTTCATGAACAATATATTTTTAAGTTAATGTATTTATCCAGCTCAACTTCAAGAAAGAACCTGAAAAAATGTTCTTCAAATGCCAGCAAGACACTGGGAAAGCACTGGACACAACCAGTGTCAGTTCAGTGCTCTGAGCATTGTCAATTAGCGGCCACTAAACTAAATCAAATCCAACAGTCACCCACCTAATCCAGACAGCCATTTTTatttgtaatgttttttaaatttaactaggcaagtcagttaaaggtAATGGGTATGAGTTAACACCAtcccttcagactgtctatgaacagacagagaccgaaGATGAAACTGAGACACGACAGTCATAATTCTTTAGAATTTGGGAGCCTCCTCTGCGGGGCGGGATATTTTTGGCCTGTCTGATGTTTGTCTCAATCAAATCATCCCAGACCCCTCCCATATACTCCATCCAGAGTTAcagcctctctcctcagtctatgCAGTTCCTCTATGGACAGTTAATAGATTAAGACCCAGTATTCATTCATTAGTATTTGATTTTCTGTTTGTTTCTTTAAATAGCAAGTAAGCAGACGAAGCCATGTGGCCATAAAGATGTAAGCCTAATTGGTAAATCTAGGAAGTCTAGATATTGTTACGTATTCGGTACATAATATAGAGAATGCAAACAAATACTGCATTCAACTCATCCGTGCACAATTCAAAGTTGCTTAGGGATCTGACCCCCCCCCgcataaaatgacatacccaaatctaactgcctgtagctcaggacctgaagcaaagatatgcatattctcaataccatttgaaaggaaacactgaggTTTGTGGAAATgcgaaattaatgtaggagaataacacacatTAGATCtgttaaaagataatacaaagaaaaaaacatgtttgaaatgcaagagaaaggccaataTGACTTAGGAATATAGCCGCAATTTCGACAGTATATGttcaaagttttagactgatccaatgaaccattgcattctGTTCAagatgttgtatcaagactgcccaaatgtgcctaattggtttattaatacattttaaagttcataattgtgcactctcaaacaataacatggtattctttcactgtaaattggacagtgcagttagatgaccaaatgtaagctttctgcccatattagatatgtctatgtcctgtgaATTTtggttacttacaacctcatgctaatcacattagcctacgttagctcaaccgtccggCAGGGGatacaccgatcctgtagaggttaattTGGCTACAATTTGTTCATCAATGTTGATTTAATTAACTTGCTGGTGGTCCAATATGATGTGTCAGCTTGCCTGCCTGTCGAACTATCTGCGACTACAGAATGCCTTCTTGTTATGCTATTAATAATGTACTTGAAGATAAAACTCTGGGAAACCTTTAAAAATAACTGCTGTAGTGAATAACACATGGTAAGGTTAAAAGAAAGCCATCATGTTTATTTGTACAACGGTTCTTGGCCAACATTTCACGAGTGCATAAAATGTTTTATGTCGCAGAGGGGCCAGGCTATGGGTGTAGTCTATACTCTTGTATAATCTTTACTGCAAAATTCAGACAAATACATCAGTCTACACCATTTAGGAAGAAAAAGTAGTGACCAAGATGTTTGATTTTTTTAACGAATtagatattattagtagtatcttTGGTAGAGCACGCATGGCTTGCCTCACTCCGTCTGACAGTCAAACAGTGAGGTTTTGAGACTGTTCATGAAAGTAACAAAGTAATATAACGATACTTTCTATGCAAAGTAATATTGTAACATTACTTTTGTTACATGTTCTTATAACTAATCACAACACTGCCTAGGACTAAATACCCtttcaaaaaaacaacaaaaatctgatAAATAAACTGCAAATGAACTTTTACATTGGGGTAATTGTGTGAATACTAAACATTGTACATAATATCGTCTTGATTACAACTAGGGAATCTGGAGGCACTGCATTTCAGACAGGCAGAggcacagactgacagacaggcaggcaggcaggcagagggacAGACAAGCAGgcaaagggacagagacaggcaggcagacagatatGCAGGTAGAGGAACAGACAGAGGCAGAAAGACAAGCAGACAGAGGGCCAGACAGACTACAACATTTATTGGTACTCCTGCTCACATGTGCTGTAAttctgttcttgacataatactTCACTGCCCGCCAGTCCCGCTCTCTGAGGGCTTGTGGCACTGCTTTGATGCATGCAAGAGTCTGCATTCCCTGGAGTAGCTCCAGAGTCCATAAATTGAATATATGTTTCTTCCACTGTCCCTTTGTCCTCCTCACTCCACTTCCTCTTCTTAGAACCTTAGGGACAAGTAAACAACAATTAAAAATATTTGAGGCATTTTTGCTGCGTCACCATACATCATGCTGTATTTGAATTCTATGCATGTGCTTTTGCTGCTTAACTGAAGTCATGCGTTACGTTGCATGCTGTTTACAAACtggatacatttttatttttttaaacatttcagtcatttagcagacactcttatccagagcgacttacttagGGTTAAGTGCTCAAAAGCACATCTACAGATTTTTTCACCTTggagattcgaaccagcaaccttttgattactggcttaacgctctaaccactaggctacctacctcccttTATTGTTCTGCatctcctacctccaccccagTCTCCACCTGCTTTGGGTCTGCTCTATCCCTATGGGGAATGTAGATTATTCCATTCTCTACCTATTTTTTTCATTTAATTGTGAATTTTGTTATGGTGCTTTTGTTGTAGGGAGTATCCCAAAAGGATCAGAGTCCATGCTCAATATATTGCCATTTATATTTGATTCAATAAATTGTTAAAATGGCCAAATCTTCTCAGTTTCTTACAGAATTAAGTTTCAGAGCCTCTAGAGAGTTTTAGAGATCTTAGAATAGGAGAGACTATAGAGGCCGCCATGGTCTCCCATATCCTATGACATGCCCACCCACCAGGGAGCCAGGGCCAGccaatcaaaatgtgtttttcccATCAAAAAgggatttattacagacagaaatactcctcagcacccccacCAGCACAaaatgcacctgtgtaatgatcatgctgttaatcagcttcttgatatgccacacaagtcgggtggatagattatcttgacaaaggataaaCTGCtccctaacagggatgtaaacaaatttgtgcatacaatttgagagaaataagctttttatgcatatggaaaatgtctgggatcttttatttcagctcatccaacatgggaccagcactttacatgttgcgtttacatttttgttcagtgtagaaacAATAACGTTTACTCACTCTCTTACTTTCATGTAGGCTATTTTTGCTTTGACCACATTGATTCGGATGGGGTTTCTCACAATCCGCAAATGCGAGTTGTAGTTGCCATTTACCGATGGGAAAAACAAATGCTATTTGTTGAGTATTAGGAGTACAGTAATACTTCAGGCATTTCTGGAAAGCACTGTTATTTGCCCCCTTGATAGTTACAATGGGTAGAAAaattactgtgatatgtggttgtcccacctagctatcttaagatgattgcactaactgtaagttgccCTGGATAAGAAAGTCTGCTAAAAGACAAAATATTATAATAAATTGCTGTGGCTAAAACTACACTAAAATTGTCCAGAGTTTTAGATAACTAAAACTAACGAGAGATGAAATTACTCAAATGTGACTAAGACTAAAACAGCTAACAAAATGAACACTGGTCTCGCTGAGTCTCTCTTTAAAAAATTGGAACATTGCATTATAAGAATGTAATTGTTGGAGCATGAGTAATGAAATCACGAGTGTGTGGATTACTTTTTCATTTTTAGAGCCACAATTTGAGACTCCTTCAGCAAAGTGGCTGAGTACCACTTACTAAAGAACAGAGCTCTAAGATCTGGCTTGGCAGGAAATATAAACCACTAATTCACCAACCACAGTCTACGTGCAAGGACTAATATGTCTATAATAAAAATGTTTGTGGGAGTAAACAGAGAAACTATTTTGACATGACTAAGTGCTGGaaatgcatgcatacattttagaATAGTAGAGACTAAAGGGCCAAGTGGAAACAGGAACAAACACATCAATAAGATTAATTTGGGCAGGTTCCTTACCTGATCTTCCTGCCATGGCCTCCCGTGTCCTCTCTGGTGAGCCAATGGAAACAAATGAATACAAATTCCTAAATCCCATGGATCAGTATTGAAATCCTACAACATGCTGTCTGCATATACAGTATCAATTAAACTGTTGGCCCAAAGGTACAATGTGTGTCATTTATGAATATGTTATGGCTGGAAATTAAAATTGAACACGTTTCTAAAAGCTGCTGGGCCTTAAATGTTTTCATTCCACATCAAAATCTTTACCTTGTGGCTCACATGACCTTCCAGGAGTTTCTTCAGTAAAGTCTGTATCACTCTCTTCATCCAGCTCAACACACTCTGAAATACAAGCAAGCAAGAACATCTCTTAGCAAGGAGAGCGAAATAGACAGGTTGCTCAGAAAAAGTCACCATGACAGGGTTGAGGTACCAGGTTCAACTTGACAGATTGTTACATACCCACTGGACTGATGTGGATCTGGTCAAGACCTTTCCCCTTGAATTCGTTTAGCCTTCCCTGCTCCATCGCCATTAGGACTTTGGTGATTTTTGCCAGCTGAAGTGTTCCCTCAGGTAACCTGTAATATGTCTTGTCCATCTGTAGATCATGTCCCAGGAAATCGGCTAGCAGGTCCATGTTAGTGTCATTTAAGTTGAGTACAGTAGACATCATGGTGATGTGTTTACGCAACTTGGTGGACGAGAGGGAT
It includes:
- the LOC115132240 gene encoding zinc finger and BTB domain-containing protein 17-like isoform X1, with product MDFPWHSGKVLEQLNHQRQLGLLCDCTFVVDGVDFKAHKAVLAACSAYFHTLFLDQKDVVHLDISNAAGLGQVLEFMYTAKLSLSSQNLEDVVAVATFLQMQEIVNACSAYQSLAVYTTSQSIQDLNDNKIEEGEQNIEKDPSETWSHDEEMLKTADDGGSKGVQEDPNETTPDDGQINSKTPDKPDPQTPGRGRPSKTSNYAAPRKATAEREEMEVESPTKDVPECQDDHSDVDYTPKFPFKSEAGISYMSTRRRRTRRAPHRNHSQDNDSDEGNSASKTVNEEKEVEEGEMEEDEEEGGGEEDEEEDEDEGEDGQGTESGEERKQLQSGAVTDRTESRSYGSVTHKCEDCGKKFTHTGNFKRHIRIHTGEKPFSCRDCHKAFSDPAACKAHEKTHSPLKPYCCSSCGKSYRQISLLNLHRKRHTGKARYSCKDCGKLFTTSGNLKRHILVHSGEKPYHCNYCDRAFSDPTAKMRHLETHDADKGYSCPHCDKRFNQTGNLKAHLKIHITDGPLKCKECGKQFTTSGNLKRHLRVHSGEKPYICMHCQRAFADPGALQRHERIHTGEKPCLCRICGKGFTQASSLIAHVRQHTGEKPYVCDRCGKRFVQSSQLANHIRHHDNIRPHKCHNCKKAFVNVGDLSKHIIIHTGEKPFLCDKCGRGFNRVDNLRSHVKTVHQGKAGMKRLVVAGGDSDDGGDGFHGGSASEMDENEINIVTVTTEDIVTLAGSTVSQLTVVPVAASVSADETEALKAEIAKAVEKVQEADPNTQILYACDSCGEKFLDASSLAQHVRIHTAQALVMFQADSDFYHQYTAAATTVGEDVTTTWQPTSEQVIQGGELVFHTREVEAEGDEVTQEEGGEVVAQADPQPEEEVEAVTEEGQGEEMECGMCSDVALKNKNKMQSSQVLTGV
- the LOC115132240 gene encoding zinc finger and BTB domain-containing protein 17-like isoform X2; amino-acid sequence: MYTAKLSLSSQNLEDVVAVATFLQMQEIVNACSAYQSLAVYTTSQSIQDLNDNKIEEGEQNIEKDPSETWSHDEEMLKTADDGGSKGVQEDPNETTPDDGQINSKTPDKPDPQTPGRGRPSKTSNYAAPRKATAEREEMEVESPTKDVPECQDDHSDVDYTPKFPFKSEAGISYMSTRRRRTRRAPHRNHSQDNDSDEGNSASKTVNEEKEVEEGEMEEDEEEGGGEEDEEEDEDEGEDGQGTESGEERKQLQSGAVTDRTESRSYGSVTHKCEDCGKKFTHTGNFKRHIRIHTGEKPFSCRDCHKAFSDPAACKAHEKTHSPLKPYCCSSCGKSYRQISLLNLHRKRHTGKARYSCKDCGKLFTTSGNLKRHILVHSGEKPYHCNYCDRAFSDPTAKMRHLETHDADKGYSCPHCDKRFNQTGNLKAHLKIHITDGPLKCKECGKQFTTSGNLKRHLRVHSGEKPYICMHCQRAFADPGALQRHERIHTGEKPCLCRICGKGFTQASSLIAHVRQHTGEKPYVCDRCGKRFVQSSQLANHIRHHDNIRPHKCHNCKKAFVNVGDLSKHIIIHTGEKPFLCDKCGRGFNRVDNLRSHVKTVHQGKAGMKRLVVAGGDSDDGGDGFHGGSASEMDENEINIVTVTTEDIVTLAGSTVSQLTVVPVAASVSADETEALKAEIAKAVEKVQEADPNTQILYACDSCGEKFLDASSLAQHVRIHTAQALVMFQADSDFYHQYTAAATTVGEDVTTTWQPTSEQVIQGGELVFHTREVEAEGDEVTQEEGGEVVAQADPQPEEEVEAVTEEGQGEEMECGMCSDVALKNKNKMQSSQVLTGV